From the genome of Micropterus dolomieu isolate WLL.071019.BEF.003 ecotype Adirondacks unplaced genomic scaffold, ASM2129224v1 contig_14614, whole genome shotgun sequence:
CAGAGGTCAATGATGaacatgaggtcagacagattgaaacagcatccaggaaaccagccagaccagaaacaaccatcagacaagaagacatctttaaagcctcacctggaagagatgaaccaatcagaacagtgatgacaaagggagtagctggcattgggaaaacagtcttaacacagaagttcactctggactgggctgaagacaaagccaaccaggacatacagttcacatttccattcactttcagagagctgaatgtgctgaaagagaaaaagtacagcttggtggaacttgttcatcacttctttcctgaaaccaaagaagcaggaatctgcagctttgaagagttccaggttgtgttcatctttgacggtctggatgagtgtcgacttcctctggacttccacaacaatgaggtcctgactgatgttacagagtccacctcagtggatgtgctgctgacaaacctcatcagggggaaactgcttctctctgctcgcctctggataaccacacgacctgcagcagccaatcagatccctcctgagtgtgttgacatggtgacagaggtcagagggttcactgacccacagaaggaggagtacttcaggaagaggttcagagatgaggagcaggccagcagaatcatctcccacatcaagacatcacgaagcctccacatcatgtgccacatcccagtcttctgctggatcactgctacagttctggaggaggtgttgaagaccagagagggaggagagctgcccaagaccctgactgagatgtacatccacttcctggtggttcagtccaaactgaagaacgtcaagtatgatggaggagctgagacagatccacactggagtccagagagcaggaagatgattgagtctctgggaaaactggcttttgagcagctgcagaaaggaaacctgatcttctatgaatccgacctgacagagtgtggcatcgatatcagagcagcctcagtgtactcaggagtgttcacacagatctttaaagaggagagagggctgtaccaggacaaggtgttctgcttcgtccatctgagcgttcaggagtttctggctgctcttcatgtccatcTGACCTTCATCAACTCTGGTGTCAATCTGCTGGCAGAAGAACAATCAACCTCCCGGCTGTCTAAAGTCTTCAGAGACAAACTTAAACTAACACATCTCTACCAGAGTGCTGTGGACAAGGCCTTACAGAGTCCAAATGGACACCTGGACTTGttcctccgcttcctcctgGGTCTCTCACTGCAGACCAATCAGACTCTCCTACGAGGTctgctgacacagacaggaagtagctCACAGACCAATCAGAAAACAGTTGAgtacatcaagaagaagatCAGTGAGAATCTGTCTCCAGAGAGAAGCAtcaatctgttccactgtctgaatgaactgaatgatcgTTCTCTAGTGGAGGAGATCCAACAGTACCTGAGTTCAGGAAGTCTCTCCACAGataaactctctcctgctcagtggtcagctctggtcttcatcttactgtcatcagaaaaagatctggacgtgtttgacctgaagaaatactctgcttcagaggaggctcttctgaggctgctgccagtggtcaaagCCTCCAACAAAGCTCTGTAGGTGGATAAATGGATGTGCAATTTCTAAAACTGTAtatttgacaaataaaacattcagtttgtgttcattGCTAATCCTTTTTCAGGTTGAGtggctgtaac
Proteins encoded in this window:
- the LOC123966946 gene encoding NLR family CARD domain-containing protein 3-like — encoded protein: NDEHEVRQIETASRKPARPETTIRQEDIFKASPGRDEPIRTVMTKGVAGIGKTVLTQKFTLDWAEDKANQDIQFTFPFTFRELNVLKEKKYSLVELVHHFFPETKEAGICSFEEFQVVFIFDGLDECRLPLDFHNNEVLTDVTESTSVDVLLTNLIRGKLLLSARLWITTRPAAANQIPPECVDMVTEVRGFTDPQKEEYFRKRFRDEEQASRIISHIKTSRSLHIMCHIPVFCWITATVLEEVLKTREGGELPKTLTEMYIHFLVVQSKLKNVKYDGGAETDPHWSPESRKMIESLGKLAFEQLQKGNLIFYESDLTECGIDIRAASVYSGVFTQIFKEERGLYQDKVFCFVHLSVQEFLAALHVHLTFINSGVNLLAEEQSTSRLSKVFRDKLKLTHLYQSAVDKALQSPNGHLDLFLRFLLGLSLQTNQTLLRGLLTQTGSSSQTNQKTVEYIKKKISENLSPERSINLFHCLNELNDRSLVEEIQQYLSSGSLSTDKLSPAQWSALVFILLSSEKDLDVFDLKKYSASEEALLRLLPVVKASNKALLSGCNLSERSCEALSSVLSSQSSSLRELDLSNNNLQDSGVKLLSAGLQSPHCTLETLRLSGCLITEEGCASLASALSSNPSHLRELDLSYNHPGESGVKLLSAGLEEPHWRLDTLRFGQTARAHTLQVLFSISLLESIIMKDFLFLLILFRA